The Topomyia yanbarensis strain Yona2022 chromosome 3, ASM3024719v1, whole genome shotgun sequence nucleotide sequence tagaagcgtgaatcggtttaaccgttgtatcgttacaatttgtataatacttgccgagaaaggcggcttggaagaccccttctccacccacacatacaggaccgggacgactgctgaacgctggctgcaagggctcgactgtagcggggggatcgagggcttccattgtaccaactgcattgcgtcccagtatgcgatcagcgtcgacactccttcacaatggcggtgtagcttggtatagtggcattgccaatcgttgcggagtcctctgtagggttgatgggccgggttgacTTAGCGGAATACATGCGACTTCCGAAGGcgtaggaaaatcagtcggtgggcaccaaatgttctgggtacggctatcctcaaattccctgaacaatatgccttgcggccatgtgtcagggttaagagctgcttcacggtactttgggtgaactccaactttgaaagatatgaagttcagagtactgacgtctatgccttttttaacaagcggaatgacctttatttcctcgttgcagtttagcccttctttggacattttttcgactgtctccttgctaacgctgggatgaaagcgggaaagatacatccagagcaacggagTGGGAGGAGGAaccgtgagaatgttgctattatcgactagctttcgaccgccgacaagaatactgctcggatcaggaccatcctcgcgacgacgtttctgaggtggtcgagatgtaccggaatttggccggactggagtggctgttgaaacctttctggcgaggtgcgaaatttgctggttattttttgataactctgcctttagttcagcacagacgtcatccgttttcccagcgatagcagcgataacacatccaagcgaggaaacggtgtcgcgaaagcgagcaaacttcatcaacttgacacattcattgcacatccaaaataaatttggattttcggcaagttttttcaagaacggcttgttgagttgtttaccgcactgcatatgcaccacatttttgcaaaatcccATGCACTCGATAAAGTCAtcgtccgatttgacggttttcgcgcagtgatcgcatgcacttgtCATAATGCCGATTTTCTACCCGCCCTAGATCCGACTTTTCGTTTTCGTCTCACTGTGCGCCAAGTTATGGTGGGAAATACTTTCCTCTACTCGCGTGCAGATGGCGAAATGAGCGCGTGAATTTTTTGTGGGTAATTACACACAGGTCCggtgatgtaaacaatctcGTTTTTCACTGGACTTTTTCAcgacacaaaacaaaatttgtagaaaacactttaaaacTTCACAATACCAAGGGCGCAAACAAAATTTAAGATCGACTGATACGATAAACGACGATTAAACGGCACAAATCacgtcaaatattaaaaaaataactggagcgatcaacacaaacaactaatcggtgaaaatacactgaaccaatATACCATGCTTTTCCAATGGAATTTAAGTTACAATGATTTTTGCGTTTATTTTATGTTTCAGTTTCATCACCTACTTACTTGCAAGCATTCTCTTAAACCTATATCCAATTTTGATATTAGTGTTGAACCAGCGCATAATACTATGTTGCTTTTGCCAAAATATAACATTAAATTTGAACTAGAAACTCAAGtatcattctttaattttggcgtaaagtagcccccgtggcgtaaagtaacccccaAAGACGGTATatcaaattgatcaaacgtggttttgtgttgtattttacCATACCTACAACCTTTAACAGATCACTTAAAAAgtacattcaattttttttattttgtagcgcCGTGTATTGCTAcatgcattgaatgaagaactatTAGCAATAAGTCGATTATCCGCCTATggtaaatggtttttttgttttacctTTGATTTGATTTGGCTTTGTCTCATGATAATTTGAGcgtataatatccgaagagggaGTTCTAAGATTTATCAGTAATGTCTTATCACACAGTtagatggattaaaagcgttttaggTGAGAAGTCACTTTTTTCCATCTGACGGTGACCGTCGTCACTCAAAATGACTCTTGGAATCGCTCTGCCAGGTGACTTCTTTCGCATTGGGTGACTATAGGTAGCTAAGTGACTGCGGTGATCGCTTTTTTTGCTCTCACCTCACCCAACTAGGTGAGGTGACAGTGAGAAAAGGGCCCATGAAATGTACACGGTTGCCATTTCATTATTGGGTGTGGGAAGCATCCCAGTCAAAACTTGCCCTGTTGACTAAAGGGGGGCTATTGCGCTAATTActcttcaatttgccagcaaattgctggcaattagggggctgtTTCAAAtacaacatttgggcgatttgccgtcGTCATTTTTtggccgctctacccgcccttaaatcgcccacggaacgcgctaTTGAATCGCCCTTAATTGTGTAATGTGTAacattacaaataatacttattttcggattcactatctactcacatatacttaacAGTATACTAGGTAGTTACCACCaagttataggaagaatcaatggtgaaattggtattgcacaccaaaacttaccacaatctgactttcattaagacttcaggtcagagatcttggtccactatacatacacacgattccacagcttcccacattcgttggctaagtaaattgcactagacaaacaaaatacaagcgagaacacgccaattgtaaAAAATAAACCATTTTAAGCTCacgccaaacatgaaccgccttgttagaaaaacaaccaagtccatttcagccgccagaaaatttgactaagtattgaaattgcctttaaatcgccttcgcaaattgcatttgttcctagggacaattagcacaggcgagtcaaactgtttaaatcgcctgaccatgctcgtccaattttttttttaccgGGATGGTTCTCAAATGGAATTTATGCGAACATTAGGCTGTGTACGCTGACGAAATCGACTAGCAATTGACATaaattgacttttgctgtgagcagtgtttgcaaacattgctTCGCCTTTGGTGTTGGTTAACATGGCTCCAGTAAAAGTCATTGTTCATGTCGACTTCGTCAGTGTGCACAGCCTAATTGTGTGAAAAGCACATAaacatcataagaaataccACTGACTACAATTTCTACATTTTTTGTTGGAGATGAACTACTGCGACCAGTGTTTAGATATAGTGTGGTAAAATTTCTACATGAATTATACGTGAATATCACTTCCATTTCAATGTTTAATAATCATGTGTCAAAAAATACATACGCTCTTTCCAAAAGTTTTGTTGGTCTGGAAGTTCTCTATATACCGGTTAAAAGTGGTTCTATCACATTCGCCCGAAAGTCATTTACCCGAATAACGTTCGCCCGAAAACCATTTACCAGTGTGGGGAATATAGCCTATTCATATGAGTCAAACTGAGAACAGTAAAATGTTGGAATATTTAAGTTTAATTCAAGCTTGGTGCATATCCGCTTTACATGGCTGCTTGATATTTGTTCTTATATTCTTGCCTGTGGTTAACCTTTGAGTCGTACGTATGAATAAATAAACGAACACCAATACGTTGCAAAAGTCCGAAGCTAACATCGTTGCAATGATTTTCCGAATTTATTCTCCGTTTCCCTTGCCTACTTGCGAATGTATGCACGAAAGAAACACGGTGAACGCGAGAGAAACTAATGAGCGGGGAAGAAACTTTGAAAGACGAGCGAGAATCAGAACGGGATAGCAACAAGCTGATGTGTGCATGTGAACATCGGGTTGCTTCGATAGCTCCGAAGCTGTTGACCGCTCATTATTCTGCTGCAAAAGTATGTGTGCGTTGTGCATGTAAGAATCGCAAATGAGCGAGCGAGAGAAATATTCTGATGCACACAAACTATTACCTACAGCTCGAATCGGAATAACGAGGGACCAATGTGAGAGTTTGAAAATGTACGAGATGTACATATCGACGTGCGGAAGAAACTCAGCGTCGTTGGGATTCACTCGACGATATTTGCCGCGAATAGACGCTAATAGAGAAAGCTCGAAATTCACGACAACCagaatggaccatttacccgaataccattaacccgaatggaccatttacccgaatgccatAATCCCGGAAAATGTGAgagcggaaatgtgaaatttttaaccaaaGTTTGTTACACTGAGCAATAGCGAGTGAGCTTATGCAACGGAGCTAGCGTGATATCCGAGGCCAAGCATCCGAAGCGGCGTAAAGCCGCTGAGGTTCCGTTGGACGAAGTGTTGATCCATCCGTCGCCGGAGTTATAAGTAAACCTGTcatcctctcgtttgcccggtttactcaaacataggggctacagctagtttaaagccgactgagcggcagcgaagtcggacagcgcACCAAAAAGCGATGTgtcgtagccacattagtcaaccgAATGCTGACCAATGTGGCGTACTGTCCGACGCTTTTAGGTGTACTGTCCGACGCCGCTGAGGTTCCATTGCCAACGCCACAAATGCTCATCAGGTGCAAACTGATGCATATAGGGCACAGTTGTCAGCTCGAACATCAATCGAGTTAAATATATATTAAGATGTTCTGGTAacaaattgaatcaattaaaagtAGTAATTTTATCATGCATGGTGGAAGTCTATTTGGTGTAACGTCGTTAGTAAATAGTAGCGCATAAAGGTTATGTGGagaagctagtgtgatgcggtttTACCAAAATTACCGAGGTCGAGAAACCGAAGCGGGGGTCCTTCCTGTGATCCATTGGTACGCTTGGTTTACTGAAACATatgggttgattccttctttaaatatgagcagttctttatGTTTGTATTCCACATGGCCCTCGCAATCAAACTGGTGATTAGCGCAtcgcatttttttgttttctcaaagGCTCCCCcgtctcatattgtgacaaatgtcaaagtaagctcagatgcccaATTTCAACTCATTTGggcaattctagactcccgcccacttcgattgaaatttttgaaattggtacttttggtttgagaattcaaaaaaaaattgcgatgccCTACTGGTGATCCACTCCTTTGCCAGGTTTACTCACACTtagggattgattccttcttttaaacatgtgCAGCTCTTTTTCCACAATTAGGGGTTCattgcttctttcaaacatgaacaAATCCTTCGATCTGCGTGCCAAATACGTTTGCAAGGAAACTGTTGATCCAATCGTCTGCCCGGTTTGCTCAAACATAAGGGtttattccttctttcaaaacaAGAGCAATTTCATTAATCTATATACCAAACAGCTCTCTACATACTATTGGATTTCAAGACAGCTGTGATAaagatttttcataaaactaAAACAACTTGGACAGACAAAATATTCGGATGTTCACCGAATACAACTCATTTACAAACATGTTGTTGCCTTGGCTTTCTTGCTCCACCAATGGCACTCGCAGAATTGAAGAAAAGTTGTCCAAAGACTCTCGACGATTTTTTGGAttacattagtaaaaattgtattttcggTAGGAAGGAAGCTAG carries:
- the LOC131690294 gene encoding uncharacterized protein LOC131690294, which encodes MTSACDHCAKTVKSDDDFIECMGFCKNVVHMQCGKQLNKPFLKKLAENPNLFWMCNECVKLMKFARFRDTVSSLGCVIAAIAGKTDDVCAELKAELSKNNQQISHLARKVSTATPVRPNSGTSRPPQKRRREDGPDPSSILVGGRKLVDNSNILTVPPPTPLLWMYLSRFHPSVSKETVEKMSKEGLNCNEEIKVIPLVKKGIDVSTLNFISFKVGVHPKYREAALNPDTWPQGILFREFEDSRTQNIWCPPTDFPTPSEVACIPLSQPGPSTLQRTPQRLAMPLYQATPPL